The Treponema medium genome has a window encoding:
- a CDS encoding methyl-accepting chemotaxis protein, with protein sequence MLKRFPLKARLSVSFGLLFAVSMTIINVISIRSSRLTLEKQAASHLIVFAENQATIFEQTYIEKFRTQMETLARGSVVSNPDIHLSEKVKFLQKEAEIAKKDGCLRMLVTDTQGNAYRTDDDTTTNVKNLEWFQKSVVGEFFLSTPYPSAHKNGSLVCTVAAPIYGKHKTIIGTIATVYDGLKIYETIQDIKIGETGEVYILDKDGVTIADHQVELIYSQENSYVKSQSDKSLESVGRFEHKAVQSTTSGAGSYEYQGAIKDAAYAKIPTTGWTLIVTDYRQKYMGAIRLIIIIDTILVILVVCIIYGVSLGLSRSLQKTADALKEIAQGTGDLTVSLPVKGKDELTDIARYFNETIGKIAGAIRSIEANTADMEVTGTSLAENMLETASAIRQITATTETVKEKMINQAASITETAATVEEIIRTIKQLNGSIETQASSVAQSSSSIEQMVANIASIGQTLGKTDQIIKNFVSATGDGKAALVTSNTVTQKIAEESGSLMEASNVIQHIASQTNLLAMNAAIEAAHAGEAGKGFAVVADEIRKLSEDSAIQGKTITVTLKSLTAEIETLSASSKIVEGKFNLIFELAEQVKSMSDLLTAAMREQEHGSKEILSAIKNINTVTTEVQAGSEEMLKGGEGAAHEMHTLDELTRIITDSMNEMASGAIQINNAVQEVNAMTQKNRQSIEKLANEVGKFKVN encoded by the coding sequence ATGCTCAAAAGATTTCCGCTCAAAGCACGTTTGTCAGTAAGCTTTGGCTTACTCTTTGCTGTTTCAATGACAATCATTAATGTCATTTCTATCCGCAGTTCCCGCCTTACGCTTGAAAAACAAGCTGCATCGCATCTAATAGTATTTGCAGAAAACCAAGCGACGATATTTGAGCAAACATATATTGAAAAATTTAGAACACAAATGGAAACATTAGCACGGGGTTCCGTAGTTTCAAATCCGGATATTCACCTGTCTGAAAAAGTAAAATTTTTACAAAAAGAAGCGGAAATAGCCAAAAAAGACGGATGCTTGCGTATGCTCGTAACCGATACCCAAGGAAATGCTTATAGAACCGATGATGACACAACGACAAATGTTAAAAACCTCGAATGGTTTCAAAAGAGTGTTGTGGGTGAATTTTTTTTAAGCACTCCCTATCCTTCTGCACATAAAAACGGCTCACTGGTCTGTACGGTAGCAGCGCCCATCTACGGAAAACACAAAACAATCATAGGCACCATCGCAACCGTATACGACGGTTTAAAAATATATGAAACAATACAAGATATAAAAATCGGAGAAACCGGTGAAGTCTATATCCTTGATAAAGACGGTGTTACTATTGCCGACCATCAGGTGGAGCTTATTTATTCGCAAGAAAATTCATACGTAAAATCTCAATCTGATAAAAGTCTTGAAAGTGTCGGTCGTTTTGAACATAAAGCCGTTCAATCGACAACTTCCGGAGCCGGTTCTTATGAATATCAAGGCGCGATAAAAGATGCTGCATACGCAAAAATCCCTACAACAGGATGGACACTTATTGTAACGGACTACCGCCAAAAATACATGGGTGCCATTAGACTTATCATTATTATCGATACGATATTGGTAATTTTGGTGGTTTGTATTATCTATGGTGTCTCACTTGGACTTTCACGATCGCTGCAAAAGACAGCCGATGCGCTGAAAGAAATAGCACAGGGAACGGGAGACTTAACGGTTTCACTACCTGTAAAGGGAAAAGACGAACTTACCGATATAGCGCGATACTTTAACGAAACAATCGGTAAGATAGCTGGAGCTATCCGTTCCATAGAAGCAAATACAGCCGATATGGAAGTAACCGGTACCAGTCTTGCAGAGAATATGCTTGAAACAGCAAGTGCAATACGGCAAATTACAGCAACGACGGAAACGGTAAAAGAGAAGATGATTAATCAAGCGGCAAGTATTACCGAAACGGCAGCAACTGTTGAAGAGATTATCAGAACAATCAAGCAATTAAACGGCAGCATTGAAACGCAAGCAAGCAGCGTTGCACAATCTTCGTCTTCAATAGAACAGATGGTTGCAAATATTGCTTCGATCGGTCAAACGCTCGGAAAAACCGATCAAATTATTAAAAACTTTGTTTCCGCTACGGGAGATGGAAAGGCAGCCTTGGTAACTTCTAATACCGTAACACAGAAGATCGCCGAAGAATCCGGTTCGTTAATGGAAGCATCCAATGTTATTCAGCATATTGCATCGCAAACTAACCTGCTTGCAATGAACGCAGCTATCGAGGCGGCTCATGCAGGGGAAGCAGGCAAAGGCTTTGCCGTTGTCGCTGACGAAATCCGTAAGCTTTCGGAAGACTCTGCAATACAGGGTAAAACAATTACGGTAACGCTTAAATCTTTAACTGCGGAAATTGAAACGCTGTCCGCCTCGTCTAAAATCGTAGAAGGAAAGTTCAACTTGATTTTTGAATTGGCGGAACAAGTAAAATCGATGAGCGATCTGTTAACCGCAGCAATGAGAGAGCAGGAACACGGCAGCAAAGAGATTTTATCGGCTATTAAAAATATCAATACCGTAACAACCGAAGTGCAAGCCGGCTCAGAAGAAATGCTGAAAGGCGGAGAAGGTGCTGCACACGAAATGCATACACTCGACGAATTGA
- a CDS encoding sigma 54-interacting transcriptional regulator, producing MYILGHILPERIAALINTPLFTRGASASGDTLLEMILRSGMQAVDSTAASLFLADETLQKAQTVAYICDDTFYRFDAKKELPAAAAWVLRQNEPLRMNAPDTESRFTSNGMDGTPYSTSGFIAVPLCIEDNRIGVLEAVNKRDGGNFSESDLSLLSLVAGYAAPVYRTSYAYGFYADAIKHREQRTEYITKETPFIASSPVMREKFELCKQLASSDIPVLIIGENGVGKASVAKQLHIHSRHANHPFIRVNCTEPAEQLLAHRLFGGTADDAAITDISDESCFKQAEGGTLFLDEAAAIPLSLQKGLLNRILQLEQSGGNIRLIASTSRDIEQLTREGDFLSELYGKLNVLPLYIPPLRQRKEDIGALAQFFLRQAAQEMRKPFTGFSADAQEALQQAEWKENIRELKNSVEYGCLNGSPPLITAEYLFPRSAAAMLTGEIDGLKSATDVFKRTYIRTVLEKTGGNQTTAASILKIQRTYLSRLMKELNIKENL from the coding sequence ATGTATATTTTAGGTCATATTTTACCCGAAAGAATAGCTGCTCTCATCAATACACCCTTGTTCACCCGTGGAGCTTCGGCTTCGGGGGATACATTACTCGAAATGATTCTCCGTTCGGGTATGCAAGCAGTGGACAGTACCGCTGCTTCTCTTTTTTTAGCGGATGAAACGTTACAAAAAGCTCAAACGGTTGCGTATATATGTGATGATACTTTTTATCGCTTTGACGCAAAAAAAGAATTACCGGCAGCAGCAGCATGGGTCTTACGACAAAACGAACCGTTAAGAATGAATGCTCCCGATACGGAAAGCCGCTTTACTTCCAACGGTATGGACGGAACTCCTTATTCGACATCGGGCTTTATCGCAGTACCGTTGTGTATAGAGGATAACCGTATCGGTGTCCTTGAAGCAGTAAATAAAAGAGACGGAGGGAATTTTTCAGAGTCCGACCTTTCGTTATTGAGCCTTGTAGCGGGGTATGCCGCACCGGTTTATCGTACTTCGTATGCATACGGATTCTATGCGGATGCTATAAAACACAGGGAGCAACGAACAGAATATATAACGAAAGAAACGCCTTTTATAGCGTCCAGTCCGGTAATGCGGGAGAAATTTGAGCTCTGTAAGCAGCTTGCATCCTCCGATATACCGGTACTCATTATAGGTGAAAATGGAGTAGGAAAAGCATCAGTTGCGAAACAGCTGCATATTCACAGCCGCCATGCGAATCATCCCTTTATTCGTGTGAATTGCACTGAACCGGCAGAGCAGCTGCTTGCGCATCGCTTATTCGGCGGTACTGCGGATGATGCCGCCATTACCGATATCTCTGATGAAAGCTGTTTTAAACAAGCTGAAGGCGGTACTTTGTTCCTTGATGAGGCGGCGGCCATTCCGCTTTCACTCCAGAAGGGGCTTTTAAACAGGATTTTGCAGCTTGAACAAAGCGGCGGAAACATACGGTTAATAGCCTCAACCTCCCGCGATATCGAGCAGTTAACCCGCGAAGGAGACTTCCTATCGGAGCTATACGGCAAGTTAAATGTACTGCCGCTGTATATACCGCCGCTGCGGCAGCGCAAAGAAGATATTGGCGCACTTGCACAGTTTTTTCTGCGTCAGGCAGCACAGGAAATGCGGAAACCGTTTACCGGTTTTTCGGCAGATGCTCAAGAGGCGTTACAACAAGCGGAATGGAAGGAAAATATACGGGAGCTAAAAAACAGTGTGGAATACGGATGCTTAAACGGATCTCCGCCGCTCATTACCGCTGAATATTTATTTCCTCGATCCGCTGCGGCGATGTTGACCGGCGAGATTGACGGTCTTAAATCCGCAACGGACGTATTTAAACGGACATATATCCGAACAGTACTGGAGAAAACCGGCGGAAATCAAACAACGGCGGCTTCAATACTTAAAATTCAAAGAACATATCTTTCACGGTTGATGAAAGAACTAAACATAAAGGAGAACCTCTAA
- a CDS encoding tetratricopeptide repeat protein → MAEQNDQTLSFSERCGQFLTQNRKPIVIILGVICAVVAITLIASSLTTRAAKKASIETETMISEWTDLRNKNAEDMTAEEDALVEKLEKQAAANGRTYSAFRAYTTLGEIYVLRKDWEKALTFYQKAGEAQPKSYTAGIAYFNAAACADELQQHDKALELYTLSATSDDFPLKPRALFNIGRLEESLAHPDKAIEAYTKLTESYPDNDWTLLAKSRIIALSIN, encoded by the coding sequence ATGGCAGAACAAAATGATCAGACGCTTTCTTTTTCAGAACGCTGTGGGCAGTTTTTAACTCAGAATCGGAAACCGATCGTCATTATACTGGGAGTAATTTGTGCTGTTGTCGCAATCACTTTGATTGCATCATCGCTCACTACACGTGCAGCAAAAAAAGCTTCTATAGAAACGGAGACAATGATCTCCGAATGGACGGATTTACGAAATAAAAATGCCGAAGATATGACGGCTGAGGAAGATGCACTTGTCGAGAAACTTGAAAAGCAAGCTGCAGCAAACGGCCGTACATACTCTGCATTTAGAGCCTATACAACGCTCGGAGAAATCTATGTACTCCGGAAAGATTGGGAAAAAGCGCTCACCTTTTACCAAAAAGCAGGAGAGGCGCAGCCAAAATCTTACACTGCCGGTATTGCTTATTTTAATGCGGCAGCCTGTGCCGATGAATTACAGCAACACGATAAAGCGTTGGAACTGTATACCTTGTCAGCAACATCAGACGACTTTCCGCTGAAGCCCCGAGCATTGTTTAACATCGGACGGCTTGAAGAAAGCCTTGCTCATCCGGATAAAGCGATTGAAGCATATACAAAACTTACGGAGTCATACCCCGATAATGATTGGACACTGCTTGCAAAATCGCGGATTATCGCGCTTTCGATCAATTAG